Proteins encoded together in one Rhipicephalus sanguineus isolate Rsan-2018 chromosome 9, BIME_Rsan_1.4, whole genome shotgun sequence window:
- the LOC125759988 gene encoding uncharacterized protein LOC125759988 — protein sequence MRRSREAELVRYRSQHGLLDIDGMDSSTFKLTFRFHKNDFDDFCSALLVPREITSAQNVRLCGREALCMLLRRLAYPNMWCDLEAIFGRHSSVMSSATSRLMDHIWSTFGHLLTDVNNHEWMSLASLKEFAGAVEDKGSPLPNCWAFIDGTARPICRPKRNQKLYFSGHKRMHMVKYQSLMCPNGIVFQLDGHYQLSWHDASLLM from the exons ATGAGGCGAAGCAGGGAGGCCGAATTGGTCAGGTACCGTTCCCAACATGGACTTCTTGACATTGACGGAATGGACTCTTCAACGTTCAAACTCACGTTCCGGTTCCACAAAAATGACTTTGATGATTTCTGTAGTGCCCTGCTGGTGCCGCGGGAGATCACATCTGCACAAAACGTGAGGTTGTGTGGCCGAGAGGCTCTGTGTATGTTGCTGCGGAGGCTGGCGTATCCCAACATGTGGTGTGACTTGGAGGCGATTTTTGGGCGACACTCCTCTGTCATGTCAAGTGCTACGTCGCGACTCATGGACCATATCTGGAGCACCTTCGGACACCTGCTGACAGACGTGAACAACCACGAGTGGATGTCGCTTGCTTCACTGAAGGAATTCGCCGGC GCTGTTGAAGACAAGGGCTCTCCTCTGCCCAATTGCTGGGCCTTCATCGATGGGACAGCCCGTCCTATTTGCCGGCCAAAAAGAAATCAGAAGTTGTACTTCTCCGGCCACAAGAGGATGCACATGGTAAAATACCAATCACTGATGTGCCCCAATGGCATTGTGTTCCAGCTTGATGGACACTACCAATTGAGCTGGCATGATGCAA GCTTACTAATGTAG